TTCGGGCATCGCCATGGTGTGTACGTTCGGAGATGTCACCGACATCATCTGGTGGCGTGAGCTCGATCTGCCCAACCGGACGATCCTCGGCCAGGACGGACGTATCCTTCCCGACGCCCCCGAGGCCGTGACCACGGATGCCGCAAAGGCCGCCTACGCCGAGCTGGCCGGGCTCACCGTCTTCAGCGCCAAGAAGAAGATGGTCGAGCTGCTGGAGGCCTCGGGCGAGCTGCTGCAGGTTTCGAAGCCGTTCAGCCACCCGGTGAAGTTCTACGAGAAGGGTGACCGTGCGCTGGAGATCGTCTCCACGCGCCAGTGGTACCTGCGCAACGGCGCCCGCGACGAGGCGTTCCGCGAGAAGCTCATCGCACTCGGTCAGGGCATGCAGTGGCATCCGGACTTCATGCGCGTGCGCTACGAGAACTGGACCAACGGCCTGACCGGTGACTGGCTCATCAGCCGCCAGCGCTTCTTCGGCGTGCCGATCCCCGTCTGGTATACGCTCGACGAGAACGGCGAGCGGGTCGAGGGCGGTGTGATCACCGCCGAGGTCGCGAGCCTGCCGGTCGACCCGACGACCGACGTGCCGCCCGGCTTCACGGAGTCCCAGCGCGGCGTGCCCGGCGGCTTCGAGGGTGAGAAGGACATCTTCGACACGTGGGCGACCTCCTCGCTCACGCCGCAGCTGGCCGGCGGATGGCAGCGCGACGAAGAGCTCTGGAACGTCGTCGCGCCGTTCGACCTGCGTCCCCAGGGCCAGGACATCATCCGCACCTGGCTGTTCTCCACGATGGTCCGCTCGGCCCTGGAAGACGATCGCGCTCCGTGGTCGGATGCCGCCATCAGCGGCTTCATCGTCGACCCCGACCGCAAGAAGATGTCGAAGTCCAAGGGCAACGTGGTCACCCCCGCCGACATCCTCGACCAGCACGGCACCGACGCGGTGCGGTACTGGGCCGCATCGAGCCGGCTCGGCGCCGATGCCGCGTTCGACCCCCAGAACCCGACGCAGGTGAAGATCGGGCGACGCCTGGCGATCAAGGTACTCAATGCAGCCAAGTTCGTGCTGTCGTTCCCCGTGCCGGCGGGCGCCGAGGTGACCCACGCTCTGGATGCCGCGATGCTCGCGACTCTCGACCGTGTGGTGCGCGACGCCACGGCCGCCTTTGAGGCGTACGACCATGCCCGCGCCCTGGAGATCACCGAAGCGTTCTTCTGGACGTTCTGCGACGACTATCTCGAACTCGTCAAGGAGCGCGCCTACAACCAGACCGACGTCGGACAGGCCTCCGCGGCACTCGCGTTGCGCACGGCGCTGTCGACGTTGCTGCGTCTCCTCGCCCCCGTGCTCGCGTTCGCGACGGAGGAAGCCTGGTCATGGTTCGAGGACGGCTCGGTGCACACCGCGTCCTGGCCTGAGCCTGTCGAGGGCGGCGCACCCGGTGACCCGGGCGTGCTCGCGGCGGCCAGCGCTGCGCTCATCGGCATCCGCCGTGCCAAGACCGAGGCCAAGGCGTCTCAGAAGACGCCGGTGGCGCGCCTCGTGCTCGGCGGCGACGACGTGACCATCGCCGCCCTCCGTCTCGCAGAGGGCGACCTCAAGGCTGTCGGGCGCATCGCCGAGCTGGAGCTGGTCGGTGGCGGGGAAGGCCTGGTCGTGCAGGCCGTCGAGCTCGCTCCGGAGGCGTGAGATGCAGCTCGGGACACGATGGACCAGCGGCGACGAGCCGCCGGCGGCCGTTCCTGCCGTCCTGCGACCGCAGATCCACGCTGTCGATCGCGCGCTTCCCGGCGACGACCTCGGCCAGCCGCGCCCTCGCTGGACGCTGACCTTCTTGGAGGGGCGCCCGATCGCCGAGTTGGACACCGGCGTGATCGTGGAGGCCACGGCATCCGGTGAGGTGCTCGTGCGGCACGACGACGAGGATGAGTTCGGCTGAGAACGGGCGCTCCTAGGTGAAGGACGGCGTCGGGCGGCACGACGTCGTAGACGAGTCGGGCGACGGGCCCAGCCGCGTGAGCAGAGCGCAAGGAGAGGCGCTCTGCTTCGCTGCGCCGGGGCAGCGGCGGCGCCCCTGCGCCGGGCGTGACGGGCGCGACCGACACGGCGATCTCGTCGAGGGCACCCGCGTCGAAGAACTGACCCGCCAGGTCTCCGCCCCCCCACGACCCAGATGTCGCGGTCTCCTGCCGACGCGCGGATCCGCGGCAGCGCCGCCATAGAGGTCTCGCCGGCGCTCGGGGCGCACCAGCAGATCCTCCGCCGCGAGTACCCACTCGTACGTCGTCGCCCCCTCCACCAGAGCGCCGGCGTTCGAGGGGGAGCAGGTCTGGATCGGGGTCGGTCCCGCCGGCCGCCTCGAGCGCCGTCAAGCGATCTCCGCTCCCGCCTGTCGCGTCCCCGCGATGAGCAGTCGCATGCCGAGGAGCGCGACGATCGCCGTCGCGGCGCCACCGATGAGGAAGGGCAGGCGCAGATCGATCCGCGCGACGAGGCCGCCGAGGATCGTGGCGATCGGGAACAGCCCCCAGGTGAGGGTGCGCGTGATGCCGAGCACGCGGCCGAACATATCGGGCGGGATGATCTGCTGACGCAGGCTGCCCCACGGCACGTTCCAGATCGACACCGCGCACGCGGCGGTTGCGAAGGCGAGGATGGCCGTCCAGACCGACGGTGCGATGCCGGTGAGCAGCATCGCGACACCTCCGCTGAGGATTGCTGCGAACATCACCGGGCCCCGCCCCCATCGAGCCACCAGACGCGGCGCGAGCAGCGATCCGCACAGGGCGCCTACCCCGAGACCGGCGGTGACGAACCCGATGGCAGCGGCCGGGACGGCCAGCGCGTCGACGAAGAAGAGGACGATGACCGCCTGCGCGAAAGCCAGCGCGCTTCCGGTGAACGAGGTGAACACGACCATCGTGCGCAGATAGCGGTGATGCCACAGGTAGGAGAGCGCCTCCCGCGCCCCCGAGCGCTGTGCAGCAGGACGAGCGGCGTCGTCGGGATCGGCCGGCGTGCGAAGCGGCCGAGCCGCCGGAAGGGGAAGCAGCAGAGCGAGGACGACCGGGACAAGGTACCCCGCCGAACCGATCCAGAGCGGCAGGGCGAGTGAGGCGGCGAACAGGATGCCGGAGATCGGGGTGGCGATGAAACTGTCGACGGTCACCTGAGCAGCCTGGATCCACCCGTTCGCGCGATCGAGCTGATCACGCTCGACCACGCCGGGGATGACCGCATTCGTGGCGTTGTCGAACAGCGTCTCGCCCAGACCGAACACCAGCGTGCCGACGAACAGCGCCAGAGGCTCAGGCTGCCGGAGGCACCGAGGATGGCGAGCCACAGCGCCACGCTTCCCCGGATCACGTTCGCCAACGCCATGACGTAGCGCCGATCCAGGCGGTCGACGATCAGCCCCGCGGGCAAGCCGAAAATCAACCACGGCACGAACGCCAGTGCCGACAGCACCGAGATCACCAGCGGGTCGGAGCTCAGCGTGATGGCGATCAGGGGCACCGCCGTGCGTCCGACACCGTCGGCGAGGTTGCTGAAGACCGCCGCCGACCACAGCGTGCGAAAACCCCGCCCGGGCGGGGCCCGGTGGACGGGTGGCAGCGGCGAGGATGCCGGTGCCCCGGCATCCTCGTGCGTGGCGGGCGTCGTCATGAGCTGAGTCCATCTTCGGGGAGCGGGAAAACATCGGTGCGGATGCTGATGGGCTGGAGGTCCTCGCCGGTCTGATCGCGGTAGAGGTCGCCGTAGCGCAGCACGAGCTCGTGCATCTCGGTGATGAGCGCCTCCGTCTGCGCCGGAGTGAGTCGCAACGTCGAGGTCGCGACCATCGCGTTGGCTTCGTCGAGGCCGCCGGGAGAGGCCAAGCTCTCGGTCACGTAGCGCATCAACTGCTGGTGACGCCGCGTGAGGAACTCGCTCATGACGAGCTGCGTGGACGCCTTGCCGGCGGGCGTCTTCATCGCCTCGGGGTTGGTGAAGGAGATGCCGCCGCGGGGCCGCTCCCACCAGCGCTCGCGTCCCGTGCCGCGGTCACTGAGCTCTCGGATGAGGTCGTGCTTCGCGAGTGCGCGTAGGTGGTAGCTGGTTGCCCCGGACGACTCCCCCGTCATCGCCGCCAAGGAACTGGCCGTCTGCGGGCCGTACTGGTTGAGGATGTCGAAGATCTCGATCCGCAGCGGGTGGGCGAGGGCGCGCAGCGCTCCGGCGTCGAGTCGGCGCTCTTCGGCGCGTCCCGTTACGGATCCGTCGGGTGCATCATCGGGGATCATAATGCAAAGCTACTCTTGCAAAGAATGCTTTGCAACCAGATCTTTGGAGATTTCCGGCCTACGCTGGAGGGATGATCGACGTCGACTCCAATCCTCTGCTGGCACCCTCTTCACTGCCCTACGGCCTCCCCGACTACTCGTCGATCGCCCCGGCGCACTATCTCCCCGCGTTCATGGAGGGGTTCGCGCGGCACCGCAGCGAGATCGATGCCATCGTCGCTGACGAGTCCGCCCCCACGTTCGAGAACACGATCGTCGCGTTGGAGCGCGCCGGAGAGCTCTTGGGCCAGGTGGCGCGCACCTTCTACACGGTCTCCTCAGCCGACGCGTCGCCCGAGATCCAGGAGATCGAAGAGACGCTCGCGCCGCTGATGGCCGCCCATCACGATGCCGTGCAATTGGACGGCGCGCTCTTCGCGAGAGTACGGGCCGTTTTCGACAGTCGCGACGAACATGCACTGAGCGCAGAGGAGCGCTATCTGGTCGAACGTCGATTCCGCGAGATGGCTCATGCCGGCGCGGGGCTCGACGATGCCGAGAAGCAGCAGCTCACGGATCTCAACCAGCGGCTGTCGGTGCTCACGACGACGTTCGAGAAGAATCTGCTCGCGGACACGAACGACCTCGCCGTCGTCTTCGACTCCGCGGACGAGCTCGACGGCCTGACGGACGGTGAGTTGTCTGCCGCCGCGCAGAATGCCGCGGACCGCGGACTCGAGGGGCGCTACGTCGTGACGCTCACGCTCTTCACCGGGCATCCGTACCTGTCGAGCCTCACGCGCCGCGAGAGCCGCCGACGTCTGCTCGCGGCCTCGCGATCGCGTGGCTCGCGCGGCAACGCGAACGACAATCGCGACGTGCTGCCTCAGATCGTGCGCCTGCGTGCGCAGCGGGCTGCGCTCCTCGGATACGAGAACCACGCCGCCTACGTGACCAGCGACGAGACGGCCGGCTCTCCCGGGGCCGTCCGTGCGCTGTTGCGGCAGCTCGCTGCACCGGCGGCGGCCAACGCGCGTGCGGAGCAGGCGGCGCTGCAGGCGATGGTGGACGCTGAGCCCGAGCCGTTCCCGCTCGAAGCGCACGACTGGGCGTTCTATACCGAGCGTGTGCGCGAAGCGGAGTATGCCGTGGATCGCACGGCACTGCGGCCCTGGTTCGAGGCGGAGCGGGTGCTCGTCGACGGGGTCTTCTTCGCCGCGACCTCGCTGTACGGCATCACGTTCACCGAACGTCCCGATCTTCCCGCCTACCACCCCGACGTGCGCGTCTTCGAAGTGCACAACGCCGACGGATCCGCGCTCGGCCTGTTCCTCTTCGACCTCTACACGCGCGACACCAAGCGCGGCGGGGCATGGATGAACTCCATCGTGACGCAGTCGCACCTGCGCGGTACGCGTTCGATCGTCGTGAACAACCTCAACGTGCCCAAGCCGGCCGCCGGCAAGCCGACGCTCCTGACGCTCGACGAGGTCACGACGATGTTCCACGAGTTCGGGCACGCGCTGCACGGTCTGTTCGCGACGGTGACCTTCCCGCACTTCGCCGGCACCGCGGTCTTCCGCGACTTCGTGGAGTTCCCGAGTCAGGTGAACGAGATGTGGATCCTCTGGCCGGAGGTGCTCTCCTCGTACGCTCGGCACATCGACACCGGCGAGCCGTTGCCCGCCGACGTCGTCGCCCGCCTGCACGCCTCCGAAGCCTTCAACCAGGGGTTCGCCACGAGTGAGTACCTGGCCGCGGCGTGGCTCGACCAGGCATGGCACGGCGTGAACGTCAAGGAGGCCGATGCGGTGACGGACGTCGCCGCGTTCGAGGCAGCGGCGCTGGCGGACATCGGTCTGCACAATCCGGTCGTGCCGACGCGGTACTCGTCCACCTACTTCGCTCACGTGTTCTCGGGCGGCTACAGCGCGGGCTACTACTCGTACATCTGGAGCGAAGTGCTCGACGCCGACACGGTCGAGTGGTTCGCGGAGAACGGGGGCTTGACCCGCGCCGGTGGCGATCGCTTCCGCGACCGCGTGCTCGGAGTGGGCGGCTCGAAGGACCCGTTGGAGGCGTACCGTGACTTCCGCGGGCGGGATGCCGACATCGCGCCTCTGCTGGTGCGGCGAGGACTCGGAAGCTGACGAGCGCGCGGGAGGCGGTGTGCGATGGCGCTACCTCCCGCTGCCTCGCTCAGGGTGTCGCCGAGGGAATCGGAAGGGGCGTCGCTGACGGCGAGGGGGCTGCGGACGCGGGGAGGGTCGGCGTCGAGGATGGAATCGAGGCGGGGCATTCGATCGGCCGATAGGACGAGCGACCCTGCCGCACGTGGAACCGGAAGCACTCCGTGGCGCTTCCTGCGGCGACACCGGGCTGGAAGAGTTCGCGGGACGGTTGCGGTTGGACGCTCACGCGCAGGCGGACGTCGATGCGGGCCCCGTCGGGATCGGACGTCGACCCGCGCCACGAATACGCGTGGACGTCGGCTCCCCCGACCGTCCCGATGAACTCGGCGGCGGCGAGAGTCTGTGCATCCACACCCGGGCCCGGCTGGTTCACCCGCCGTTGCAGCTCGCGTGCCGCCATGTCGACGCGCGCATGCGCGATCGATTCTCCGTCGCGCGGGCCGAAGGCGTGCATGAAGGTGACGGCTCCGACACCGACGAAGATGAGGGTGGCCATCACGATCGCCACGGTGACGCGGAGCACGCGAACGGCCTTGGAGGGCTGCTCGCGTGACGTGTACGGCGCGGACACCGCGTCAGGCGCTCTTGCGCTTGTGCTCCAGCACGAGGGTCGGCGGAGCTCCTTCGGTGACGGACGCCCGCGTCACGATGACCTTCGCGACGTCCTCGGTAGAGGGGATCTCGAACATGATCGGACCGAGAACGTCCTCGAGAATCGCGCGAAGTCCACGGGCACCGGTCTTGCGGGCGACGGCGAGGTCGGCGATCGCGCGCAGGGCGTCGTCCTCGAACTCCAGCTCTGCGCCGTCGAGTTCGAACATGCGCTGATACTGCTTCACGAACGCATTCTTCGGTCCGGTGAGGATCTCGATGAGTGCCGCCTGGTCGAGCGGCGCGACGGACGTCACCACGGGCAGGCGGCCGATGAACTCGGGGATCAGGCCGAACTTGTGGAGGTCTTCGGGCTGGACCTCGCCGAAGAGGTTGAGGTCCTCGGACTTGCGATGCAGTGGTGCACCAAAACCGATGCCGTGCTTGCCGACACGCGCGGAGATGATGTCCTCGAGGCCCGCGAAGGCGCCCGCGACGATGAACAGCACGTTGGTGGTGTCGATCTGGATGAACTCCTGGTGCGGGTGCTTGCGGCCGCCCTGCGGCGGCACGGAGGCGACCGTTCCCTCCAGGATCTTCAGCAGCGCCTGCTGGACGCCCTCTCCGGACACGTCGCGCGTGATCGACGGGTTCTCGGCCTTACGGGCGATCTTGTCGACCTCGTCGATGTAGATGATGCCGGTCTCGGCGCGCTTGACATCGAAATCGGCGGCCTGCAAGAGCTTCAGGAGGATGTTCTCGACGTCTTCGCCGACGTAGCCGGCCTCGGTCAGTGCGGTCGCATCCGCAACGGCGAAGGGCACGTTCAGTCGCTTGGCGAGCGTCTGGGCGAGATAGGTCTTCCCGCACCCGGTGGGGCCGAGCAGCAGGATGTTGCTCTTCGCGATCTCCACCTCGTCGGCGCGCTGCTCGGCCGACTGCAGGGTCCCGTGGGCGCGGACCCGCTTGTAATGGTTGTACACGGCCACGGCGAGAGCCCTCTTCGCCGGCTCCTGACCGACGACGTACTCCTCCAGGAAGGAGAAGATCTCGCGAGGCTTCGGGAGGTCGAAGTCGCTGACGACACCGTCGGCGGACTCCGCCATGCGCTCTTCGATGATCTCGTTGCAGAGTTCGACGCACTCGTCGCAGATGTACACGCCGGGGCCGGCGATCAACTGCTGCACCTGCTTCTGGCTCTTGCCGCAGAAGGAGCATTTGAACAGGTCGGCGCTCTCACCGATGCGAGCCATGATGCTCCTCCTCCAGAGACCTCTCAGGGATGCGCTTCGAGCCTAACCGCTGCGACCGACATCTCGCCGGATTGCGACACGGTTGTGAAACTCTGCGCACCTGACGAGGCCCCGCGGTCGAAGTGACGGCGGGGCCTGTGTCGGGTGGTGTCCGGTCAGGAGGTGAGCGCAGCCGGAACGCGCTTGCGCGAGGTCAGCACCTGGTCGACGACGCCGTACTCGAGCGCTTCGGAGGCCGAAAGGATCTTGTCGCGGTCGATGTCCTTGTGTACCTGCTCCTGCGTGCGGTTGGTGTGGCGCGCCATCGTCTCCTCCAGCCACGTGCGCATGCGCATGATCTCGGCGGCCTGGATCTCGATGTCCGATGCCTGACCGTGTCCCGACTCGCCGACGGCGGGCTGATGCATCAGGATGCGGGCATTGGGCAACGCCAGACGCTTGCCCGGGGCTCCGGCGGCGAGCAGCACGGACGCGGCAGAGGCCGCCTGGCCGAGCACGACCGTCTGGATCTCCGGAGACACGAACTGCATCGTGTCGTAGATGGCCGTCATCGCGGTGAAGGAGCCGCCCGGCGAGTTGATGTACATGATGATGTCGCGGTCGGGATCCTGCGACTCGAGCACGAGCAGCTGCGCCATGACGTCGTCCGCAGATGCGTCGTCGACCTGGACGCCGAGGAAGATGATCCGATCCTCGAACAGCTTGTTGTACGGGTCCTGGCGCTTGTAGCCGTAGGCGGTGCGCTCTTCGAACTGCGGCAGGATGTAGCGGCTGGAGGGCATCTGGAAGCCCTGCGGGATGCCGGCGGTGGGCATGTTCATTCTCGGTTCCTTCAGTTCTTGGTGCCGCCGCCGCCGATGACATCGGTGGCCGACTCGCGGATGTGGTCGACGAAGCCGTACGCCAGGGCCTCCTCGGCGGAGAACCAGCGATCCCGGTCGCCGTCGGCGTTGATCTGCTCCACGGACTTGCCGGTCTGGGCGGCAGTGATCTCCGCCAGGCGCTTCTTCATGTCGAGGATGAGCTGCGCCTGCGTCTGGATGTCGCTCGCCGTGCCGCCGAAACCGCCGTGCGGCTGGTGCAGCAGCACGCGCGCGTTGGGCGTGATGTAGCGCTTGCCCTTCGTGCCCGCGGTCAGCAGCAGCTGGCCCATCGACGCGGCCATGCCGATACCGACCGTGACGATGTCGTTCGGCACGAACTGCATGGTGTCGTAGATCGCCATGCCGGCGGTGATCGAGCCGCCGGGCGAGTTGATGTAGAGGTAGATGTCCTTCTCGCTGTCCTCGGCCGCGAGGAGCAGGATCTTGGCGCAGATCTCGTTCGCGTTCTCGTCGCGCACCTCCGACCCCAGCCAGATGATGCGGTCTCTCAGCAGCCTGTCGAAGACGCTCGTAGCGACAAGTGGTTCAGCCATGGATACTCCTGATTCCGGGTTTCCGTACGCCATTGAATCTATCTGGGCAGGCACGCCGCCTCGCCCGTGTTCGCCGTCGGCGGAGCCTCGTGTCGCAGGTGTCACGAGCGGGAACGACGAAGGGCCGGTTGCCGCAGCATCCGACCCTTCGTGGGGACGCGTCCCCGTGGACTTACTCCGCGTCGGCCTTCTTCGCCGGCGCCTTCTTGGCAGCGGGCTTCTTGGCGGCGGGCTTCTTCGCGGCCGGCTCCTCGGCGGCATCCGTGTCGGCCTTCTTGGCGGCGGGCTTGCGCGCCGGTGCCTTCTTGGCCGGCTTCGCCTCTGCGGCGGCAGCCTCGTCGGCGATCTCCTCCGCCTCCGCGACGACCTCGGCCTCGGCGTCGGCCTCATCCTCGACGACGAAGCCGGTCAGATCGACCGCCTTGCCGTTGGTGTCGACGACCGACACCTTGCCGAGGGCGATCGCGAGCGCCTTGTTGCGGGCGACCTCGCCGACCATGGCGGGCAGCTGCCCACCCTGCTGAAGAGCGTCGACGAACTCCTGGGGAGCCATACCGTACTGCGCGGCCGACTGGATGAGGTACTGCGTCAGCTCCTCCTGCGAGACCTGCACGTCGTGCGCCTCGGCAAGCTTGTCGAGGATCATCTGCGTGCGGAACTGCTTCTCGCTGGCCTCGGTGACCTCGGCACGGTGCTCGTCGTCCTCCAGGCGGCCCTCGCCCTCGAGGTGCGTGTGCACCTCGTCCTCGACCAGCTGCGCCGGCACCGGGATCTCGACCTTGGCGAGCAGCGCCTCGATGAGCTTGTCGCGCGCCGCAGCGCCCTGGAGGTACACCGACTGCTCCGAGACGCGCTCGGCGAGGCTCTCGCGCAGCTCTGCGATGGTGTCGAACTCGCTGGCCATCTGCGCGAAGTCGTCGTCGGCCTCGGGCAGCTCGCGCTCCTTGACGGCGGTGACGGTCACCGAGACCTCCGCCTCCTGGCCGGCGTGGTCGCCGCCGACGAGGGAGCTGCGGAACGTCGTGTCCTCACCGGCGGTGAGCGACTCGACGGCCTCGTCGATGCCCTCGAGCAGCTCGCCCGAGCCGACCTCGTACGACACGCCCTCTGCGCGGTCGATCTCCGCGCCGTCGATCGTTGCGACGAGGTTCAGCTCGACGAAGTCGCCCTTGGCTGCGGGACGGTCGACGGTCACCAGCGTGCCGAAACGGCCGCGCAGGCGGTCGAGCTCCGCATCGACGGCGGCCGCGTCGGTCTCGACGGCGTCGATCTCGACGGTGACGTCGTCGAGGGCCGGCAGATCGAACTCGGGACGCACGTCCACCTCGACCTCGACCTTGAGGTCACCGGAGAAGTCCTTGTCGCTGGGCCATTCGATGACCTCGGCCGACGGACGGCCGACGATGCGCACCTCGTTGGCGGTGACGGCTTCGCGGTAGAAGGCATCCAGTCCCTCGCTGACCGCGTGCTCGATGACGGCACCGCGGCCGACGCGCTGGTCGATGATCGGGGCGGGAACCTTGCCCTTGCGGAAACCGGGGATCTGGATGTCCTGGGCGATGTGCTCGTACGCGTGCGAGATGCTCGGCTTGAGCTCGTCCGGGGTGACCGTGATGTGCAGCTTGACCCGCGTGGGGCTGAGCTTCTCGACGGTGCTGGTGACCATGCCTGTGTTCTCCTCGTGTCCGGACGCACACGTGCGCGTCCGTGGTTTCTTAGGTCTGGGGGTCGTTCGTGTCGGGGCGACAGGATTTGAACCTGCGGCCTCCCGCTCCCAAAGCGGGCGCTCTACCAAGCTGAGCTACGCCCCGGGCGCGCACTCACCTTTTCAGGTCGCGTGCGCCGAATAACGGCCGTTGGTCAGTCTAGCCGACAAGACCTTGTAGACTCTTCGGGATGCCGCTCGCAAGCGGCCTCGGGGATGTAGCTCAATGGTAGAGCCTCAGTCTTCCAAACTGATGGTGCGGGTTCGATTCCCGTCATCCCCTCCACATGACTGATCCGGAGCACTGGCCCTTCTCGACGCCAGCGGCCCGACCCGGTCAGCACCGCGGGATCCACGAACGATCGACGCCGCAGCGATGTCGGAGTAGTCGACCAGGATCGATGCGCGCTCGCGAGGCGAGCACGCCGTGAGGTAGAGACGTTGACCCTCGACATACCGTCGCTGACTGGTGTGCAGGGGATCCGGCGAGGAGCCGTCGCGGAGGGCGAGCCGCCGCACTGACTCCGTGGCCGGGACGTCGAGAAAGACAGTCGTATCCCAGACGTCGCGCAGCTCGTCACGGTGGAGGAAGATTCCGTCGGTGATCACCGTTGCGCCGGCGATCACCGGAAGCCGAGGAGCGGACACAAGCGCGTCGCTGTCGACGTCGTGGACCGCGGCTAGATAGGTGCCCGTCCCCGAGCGGAACGGCACGACGACCTCACGCCAAAAGGCAGCGTAGTCGTAGGAATCGAGCCAGAAGCCTTCGGGTGAGTCGCGACCACGCGCGTGTCGCGCTGCGCGTGGCCGATGGAACCCATCGATGGAGATCCTTACGACCGCTCTCGCCGGTCGCATGATCTCCGCGAGGTTGTCCGCGAGCGTGGTCTTGCCGGCGCCGTCCACACCGTCGATGGCGATGAAGGTGCACGCCGTGCCCGGGGCCGGAGCCGGCAGCAACCGCGCCAACTCCTCGACGAAACTCGAACGCGGCAACATCAGCGCCCGTCGGATGCCGTCGCGTGCGCGGTCGAGTGCGCCCGGTAAATCTGGGCGTTGCGGAGGATCCCCGCCTTCTCCTCGTTGGTGAGCTCGCGGCGGACTTTGGCGGGCACGCCGGCAACCAGCGACCCCTCCGGGATGACGGACCCTTCGAGCACGACGGCTCCCCCGGCGATCAGGCACCCCGAACCGATGACCGCACCCGACAGCACCACGCTGCCCATGCCGATCAGCGAGCCATCGCCGATCGTGCACCCGTGCACCACGGCGTTGTGACCCACCGACACATCCCGCCCGATGACCACGGGGTGCTCGGCATCCACGTGCACCGAGACGTTGTCCTGCAGGTTGCTTCCGGCTCCCAGCGTGATCGAAGCACTGTCGCCGCGGACGACGGCGTTGTACCAGACGCTTGCGCCCTCTTCGAGGGTGACGTCGCCGACCAGGCGTGCGCCGGAGGCGACGAACGCGGTCGCGTGTACGACCGGCCGACCGGCCGGGATGGACAGGATCGAGGCGTCTTCGGCGATCGTCATTTGGCCGACGATAGTCGCGGCGGCATATTCACGGCCCATCCGTAAGCCCAGCCTTTTCTACCTTGCGGAATGCAGGGCGCTCGGTAGCGTTGTCATCAACGTGGGAGAACCCCGACGAACGGAGACGAGATCATGACCAAGACGCAGAACATTTCCACGACCGCTGCCGGCCCCGAGGCGGCCGCCGGCACCGCCCAGTTCCTGACGCCCGTCGTGCTCGGACTGCAGGCCCTGGCCGTCAACGGCAAGCAGGCGCACTGGAACGTGCGCGGCGCGAACTTCATCGCGATCCACGAGCTCCTCGACCAGGTCGTCAGCAACGCTCAGGGCTTCGCCGACCTCGCAGCGGAGCGCATCGTCGCCCTCGGTCTGCCGGTCGACGCGCGTGTGTCCACGGTCGCCGAGAAGACCGGAGCGACCTCGGTGCCGGCTGGCTTCGCGCAGTGGCAGGACGAGATCGTCGCCATCGTCTCGGACATGGATGCCGTCATCTCCGACGTGCAGGCCGCGATCGACGGACTCGACGAGACCGACCTCACCAGCCAGGACGTCGCGATCGCCATCAAGGCCGGCCTCGAGAAGGACCGCTGGTTCCTCTCGGCCCACCTCGCCGCGTAATCACAGCTCGACACGAACGCCCCGGAACGAGATCCCGGGGCGTTCGTTGTTCGTCGGGGCTCATGACACGTGCGTGAGACGGCCCTCGATCGTGGTCGCCCGGGCGACAGTCGCGCGCAGGCTTGCCTCATCGGCGC
The DNA window shown above is from Microbacterium laevaniformans and carries:
- a CDS encoding ATP-dependent Clp protease proteolytic subunit, whose translation is MNMPTAGIPQGFQMPSSRYILPQFEERTAYGYKRQDPYNKLFEDRIIFLGVQVDDASADDVMAQLLVLESQDPDRDIIMYINSPGGSFTAMTAIYDTMQFVSPEIQTVVLGQAASAASVLLAAGAPGKRLALPNARILMHQPAVGESGHGQASDIEIQAAEIMRMRTWLEETMARHTNRTQEQVHKDIDRDKILSASEALEYGVVDQVLTSRKRVPAALTS
- a CDS encoding ATP-dependent Clp protease proteolytic subunit, whose product is MAEPLVATSVFDRLLRDRIIWLGSEVRDENANEICAKILLLAAEDSEKDIYLYINSPGGSITAGMAIYDTMQFVPNDIVTVGIGMAASMGQLLLTAGTKGKRYITPNARVLLHQPHGGFGGTASDIQTQAQLILDMKKRLAEITAAQTGKSVEQINADGDRDRWFSAEEALAYGFVDHIRESATDVIGGGGTKN
- the tig gene encoding trigger factor, giving the protein MVTSTVEKLSPTRVKLHITVTPDELKPSISHAYEHIAQDIQIPGFRKGKVPAPIIDQRVGRGAVIEHAVSEGLDAFYREAVTANEVRIVGRPSAEVIEWPSDKDFSGDLKVEVEVDVRPEFDLPALDDVTVEIDAVETDAAAVDAELDRLRGRFGTLVTVDRPAAKGDFVELNLVATIDGAEIDRAEGVSYEVGSGELLEGIDEAVESLTAGEDTTFRSSLVGGDHAGQEAEVSVTVTAVKERELPEADDDFAQMASEFDTIAELRESLAERVSEQSVYLQGAAARDKLIEALLAKVEIPVPAQLVEDEVHTHLEGEGRLEDDEHRAEVTEASEKQFRTQMILDKLAEAHDVQVSQEELTQYLIQSAAQYGMAPQEFVDALQQGGQLPAMVGEVARNKALAIALGKVSVVDTNGKAVDLTGFVVEDEADAEAEVVAEAEEIADEAAAAEAKPAKKAPARKPAAKKADTDAAEEPAAKKPAAKKPAAKKAPAKKADAE
- a CDS encoding gamma carbonic anhydrase family protein, with product MTIAEDASILSIPAGRPVVHATAFVASGARLVGDVTLEEGASVWYNAVVRGDSASITLGAGSNLQDNVSVHVDAEHPVVIGRDVSVGHNAVVHGCTIGDGSLIGMGSVVLSGAVIGSGCLIAGGAVVLEGSVIPEGSLVAGVPAKVRRELTNEEKAGILRNAQIYRAHSTAHATASDGR
- a CDS encoding Dps family protein encodes the protein MTKTQNISTTAAGPEAAAGTAQFLTPVVLGLQALAVNGKQAHWNVRGANFIAIHELLDQVVSNAQGFADLAAERIVALGLPVDARVSTVAEKTGATSVPAGFAQWQDEIVAIVSDMDAVISDVQAAIDGLDETDLTSQDVAIAIKAGLEKDRWFLSAHLAA